In the Acropora muricata isolate sample 2 chromosome 1, ASM3666990v1, whole genome shotgun sequence genome, one interval contains:
- the LOC136911984 gene encoding galanin receptor type 1-like yields MISFHSDALVQRMDSSLVNVYVGLLLVMVFLSLVGNMMVLTALHLQHSNRRNSLDLFIANTAVSDIISSFSATFSINNAKLHWNDNSIICKMCYSLIFISYAVTTLTLCLATLDRFYGICFPIKRKQVRLLKKQSLSICVIWILSCLLFAPYVYAYNIQDLKHLTKETTTVQICVQTWGSTSEQIHFTLVVFFLLYLSPLAWFCFVFVKVLQKLQEPSTASGGNAILYKKRKRTAILLVMLIFSHYLCWSPSILANVVQIFGRPSFLSFNVQLVLELLHFILSVLNPLIYLSLYENVWNTWKELFSNSFTVTKKTSKQQSVPVSPVASGMPGYCAPQVSSYSSR; encoded by the coding sequence ATGATTTCATTCCACTCAGATGCACTTGTCCAGCGAATGGATTCGTCTTTGGTTAACGTGTATGTCGGTCTACTGTTGGTCATGGTATTTTTATCTTTGGTTGGTAACATGATGGTTTTGACGGCATTGCACCTCCAACATTCCAATCGACGAAACAGTTTGGATCTCTTCATCGCTAACACAGCTGTGTCGGATATTATTTCGTCGTTTTCTGCCACATTTTCCATCAATAATGCTAAATTACACTGGAACGATAACTCGATCATTTGTAAGATGTGTTACTCTCTCATTTTCATCTCGTATGCAGTCACTACGCTAACTTTATGCCTGGCAACACTGGATCGTTTCTATGGCATTTGCTTTCCCATAAAACGGAAGCAAGTCCGTCTTCTCAAGAAACAATCACTATCCATCTGTGTTATATGGATTTTATCATGCCTGTTATTTGCACCGTATGTTTACGCTTACAATATCCAAGATTTGAAGCATTTGACCAAAGAAACAACTACTGTGCAAATATGTGTTCAAACATGGGGCTCTACCAGTGAGCAAATACACTTCACGTTGGTTGTGTTTTTTCTCTTGTATCTGTCACCTCTAGCTTGGTTTTGCTTCGTATTTGTCAAAGTTCTGCAGAAACTACAAGAGCCCAGTACAGCGTCGGGAGGCAACGCCATTCTTTACAAAAAACGCAAGCGTACGGCAATTCTGCTCGTTATGCTAATTTTCTCTCATTATCTCTGTTGGAGTCCTTCCATCCTGGCAAATGTTGTTCAGATTTTTGGTCGACCGTCTTTCCTCTCTTTCAATGTCCAGCTGGTTCTAGAGCTTCTACATTTTATTCTTTCAGTTTTAAATCCCTTGATTTACCTATCTTTGTACGAGAACGTCTGGAATACTTGGAAAGAGTTGTTTTCAAACTCGTTTACGGTGACCAAGAAAACGTCCAAGCAACAGTCGGTTCCAGTTTCCCCTGTAGCATCGGGTATGCCAGGGTATTGTGCGCCTCAAGTCAGCTCGTACTCTagtaggtaa